The following proteins are encoded in a genomic region of Ostrea edulis chromosome 7, xbOstEdul1.1, whole genome shotgun sequence:
- the LOC125655332 gene encoding uncharacterized protein LOC125655332: MMANWMCWLVFAAIFCSSNGYLTMGGHPKNEKENFREKGICKNYPHRFRAHPKYCHAYYDCTSTSGPRYRRWDKGFRECVYPKWFNAKTRKCELFIYIKCGTRKEFKSGCDYFENQCTLSHCIPCYVRIPSCTGLRDGIHRLRYGYRRRWLIHCFKERLMNFWNGRR; the protein is encoded by the exons ATGATGGCGAATTGGATGTGTTGGTTGGTCTTTGCTGCCATCTTTTGCAGTTCAAATGGATACCTAACAATGGGTGGACACCCCAAAAATGAGAAGGAAAATTTTCGAG agaaaggaatttgtaaaaattaccCTCACCGCTTTAGAGCTCACCCCAAGTACTGCCACGCCTATTATGACTGTACTTCCACTTCCGGTCCTCGTTATAGGAGATGGGATAAGGGGTTCCGAGAATGTGTGTATCCGAAATGGTTTAATGCCAAGACCAGGAAGTGTGAATTATTTATCTACATAAAATGCGGTACAAGAAAGGAATTCAAATCAGGAT GTGATTACTTTGAAAACCAATGCACTCTGTCGCATTGCATTCCGTGTTATGTGCGTATTCCGAGCTGTACAGGATTAAGGGACGGTATACACAGACTCAGATATGGATATAGACGGCGTTGGTTGATACATTGCTTCAAGGAAAGGCTGATGAACTTCTGGAACGGACGGAGATGA